ACAGCGCTCGCAGAGAGAGGGGCATCGGTGTTAAGCGCACACCCGATCGTGGGGTGACTGCGGTCACCGCTGAGGGAAGGGATCAGACGGGTGATCGGGGTGGTGCGTCGTGACGGCAGTCGACGGTGCCGCTCAGCGGGCTTCCATCCAGGGACTGATGGGCTCGCATGCCGGGCGCAAGGCCCTGGCGGAGGCGAGGCGGCCCGGCGGCGGGAAGGTGGGCTCACCCGGACGACCTTGCTGTGGGCCATTGCCCAGCGTGGGGTCACCGGCGGTGCCGCCCTCCAACCCGCCGACCGAGCCATGGATGCCGCGTGGCGGGGGCAGCAATTCGGCCAGCCGGGCCAGCGTGCGGCGCACGTCCAGCGGCTTGGCCCACAGCTCCTGGAAGCCGGCGCCGAGGGCGTCGAAATCGGAATCGGCGGTCACCGCAATCGCCGGCACCTGTGCCCAGCCGCGACGCATGCGCAGCAGCTTGAGCAGCTCCGCGCCATGGCAGTCCGGCAGGTTGAGGTCGACCAGCAGCAGTTGCGGCTGCAGGCGTGCACTCAGTCGCCAGGCGGGCATGCCGGCTTCTGCGACATGCAATCGCAGATCACGTCGTTGCTCAAACATCGCTTCCATGACGATGACGTTGAGCGGGCTGTCCTCCACGTACAGCACTGAGGTGAGACCGTCGTTCATCTTGTTCGCTCCTTCCCTGCGAAAAGGTGATCGCGATCAGGGGCAAGTGTCGTGCCCGTTTCAATCCCACGTGATTGGGAGCACGGTCATCGCATTCGCCACCGGCGCGTCTTTCGTTCCCTCTGGACTTCGCCCGATGCAGTCATTACCGCATGTGTCCATGGTTTCGTCGACAGCGTGTTACGAAAAAGAGGGGACTTGGCGGGCTTGCGCCTTGCCTGGATTCGGCTATCTCCACTCGGCTTCGTGCCGGAGGTCCCCATGGCCACCCCCATCGACTCCATCGACTCCAGCGACCCCGCCAGCATTGATCGCGGCACGCCGGCCTCGCCCGGCTCGCCGGGCGCACGGGAGGATCGCCCCACCAGTTTCGGTGTCTACAAGCCGGTGGGCCACCTGGTGATCAGCTTCCCCTCCGCAGAACATGCCGATGCCGCGCGGCAGGCGCTCGGCGATTTGCCGATCGCGCCCGAGGACATCCATGCCTACACCGATCGCGAGATGGTGGCGCAGGTGGCCGACGACCTGCGACAGGCCAGTCCCCTGGCCGCCATCGGCCAGGAGATCAACCTGTTGCGTAGCCATGGCGAGTTGGCTGAGCGGGGCTATCACTTCCTGGCAGTGAAGGCCGAAAACGACGAACAGGCCCGTCAGATTGCCGACCTCGCCCAGCGCCATGAGGCCGAACGGGCCCAGTACTACGGCCATTTCATCATCGAGGAAATGATCGAGCGTGAGGTCGGACGTCCGCAGGTGGCGGAGTCGCCGGACCGCGGGCTCGACACGCATCCCAAGCCGCCGCTGCCCCGATGAACCGGGGGCCGCCACACCGGCCATGACCCCTGATGAGGTCGCCCGGCATGCGGCTTGCCAAACAAGCGCACCACCGACCGAAATTGTTCGGTCCTGACCATCAACCCGAAAGGATTTCTCCATGTCCACGACGCCCAGCAACGAAAAGACCGACAAGACGGTTCCGTTCACCACCTCGGAGGATGCTGCCAAGGCCTCCGTCGCCCAAGCTGCTTCGTCGGCTTCGGCTGCGGTGAAGAACGGCGCGACGCCGTCCAGCACCACCGGTGTGGACCTGGTGAATCGCGTGGCGCAGACTGCCCATGCCACCATCGACAAGCTGGCCAACCAGGCCACCCCGGCGGTGCAGCATTTGCAGAAAAGCCTGGAGGACACCGGTGATCTGCTGCATCAGCGCGCCGACCAGGCCCGCAACGTGGGCAACGAGTGGTGCGAGAGCCTGCGCGGCAGCGTGCGTCAGCATCCGCTGGCGGCCGTCGGCACGGCCCTGGCGGTGGGCCTGCTCATCGCTCGCCTGACGCGCTGACCGCGGCGCGCCCATGAGCGATCCGCGTCGCGACTCTCTGCCTCCTGCCGCTTCGACCGATGCGGGCGCCTTGTCGGGCGCGTCCTCCCAGGTGCCTGTACCGCCGCGTCCGCCGGCGGCGCCTCCACCGTTCCCCGGTGACGGCGCCGCCGATGGCTGGGGCGGCGTCCGACCCACGCCCGAGGCCGGCGTCCACCAGGATCGACCTGCCGATGCAGGGCCGATCCCGGGCGCTGGCGACGGCTATCAGGCGCACCCCGGCACGGGTGCGAGTCCGGGTGCAGCGGACGGCACGTCGTCCGCGCCGCCCGACATCGGCTGGATGGGTGACCTGAAAGGCCTGACCGGCTCGCTGCGGGGCATGGTTCAAGGGCGGCTGCTGTTGCTGTCCCTGGAGCTGCAGCGGGCGCAGCAGGGCCTGATGAGCCTGGTCGTGCTGCTGGTCGTGGCGGCGATTGCGGGCGCCACCGCCTGGCTGGCGCTGTGGGCCGGCCTGGCGGCGTTGGCGGTGCAACTGGGGCTGTCCTGGCCCTGGGCCTGTGCGGCGGTGCTGGGTGCCAATCTGCTGCTGTTGCTGTGGATGGTGGCTGCGATGAAATCGTTGATGCCCTTGCTGTCGCTCCCGGCTTCCCGTCGCCAGTTCCACTGGCTGTTCAACGACCCACAGGATGCTCCGGCACCTCCCGACGATGGCCGCACCGCTACCACCCCCTGAGTCCCTGGACGAGCTGTCCGCCCACATCGATCTGATCGAGCTGCGTGTGGTTCAGCGCGACATGGCCTTCCATCGGCATTGGCAGTCGCTCCAGCACCGGGGCAAGGCGGCCCTGGCGCCGACGCGCTGGCTGTTGCCGCTGGCCGGCGTCGGTTCCAGCTGGCTGTTCATGCGCTTGTTCCGCCGCAAGCCGCCGCGAGGTCGACACGGACGTCATGACGCGCCGGTGCATGCGGCGCATCCGACCGCCCACGCGCGACATGCCCATGCGACCGAATCGCCTGGTCATGATGCCAAGCGGCCGGAGGTCGGCTTGCTCCAGACCCTGACCTTGCTGTGGGGACTGATGCCGGCGCACATGCGTCAGAAGCTCGGACCCGAAACGACGCAACTGGTGTTGGGGGTGGTGGCCGGCTTCATCGAAGGTCGTCGCCGTCAAAGGCCGAAGGCGGGAGAGCCGTCCGCTGAGGCTCCCGGCGCGGCTGCGCGCAGCAGCGGCGACTGATCAGTCGAGCGCCGGCGTTGAAGTCCAACGGCTGAACGCCCGGTTCCTCACTCGCGAATTGCCCACGATGTCCAGTGCTGGAGATCGTGGGCGTTTTTCATGGGGGCGCCCATGCAAGGCTGGACCCACGCCGGCAGTTGTTGCACGTAAGAAGGGCCCGCATCGCGGGCCCTGAGGGTCTCGTCACACGCCGGGCTGACCGTACCGATGCAAGGCGGTCAGACGTCGCCGGCGACGCTGGTCGCGGGAATCGCCGTGGCGCGTGGCGCGTGATGCGTGATGCGTGAGGGCTGCAATCAGGCGGCTTGACGCGCTTGATCGCGCAGCAATCGGATCTGATCGTGATTGCGAAGCACGCCGGCCATCTGGCGCTGAACCACGTCCATCACGCCGGCGGGCAGATCCTTCTGGGCCGCCTTGCGGTAGCGTGCCACCGCGACATCCTCGCCGCGTTCGCATTCTTCCAGCATGGCCACGTCGCTGTAGCCGGTGAGGGTGCCCTTCACGGCGACCCAGCCGCGGTGCATGGCGCCGGAGGTGCTGCCATCTTCTTCCGGCTTGCCGCCGTGCTGACGCACCAGTTGCTGAAGCTCCGAACTGGCTTGGCGGCATTCGGCAGCGCGCTGCGCGAAGACTTCGCGCAGGCTGGTGCTGCGCACATGCTCGGCGCAGCTCAGGAAACCGTACTCGCCGTCTTTGCAGGTCTCGATGAGCGTATTGAGCTCGTCGTTGATGTCCTTGTTGTCCATGGGGAAGGCCTTTCAGGAAGTGGTGGGGATGAGGCTGATTCAGCAAGGCGCATACCCGGCCGCGTTCCTGGTCATCAAGCAAATCGGGCATCGCTTCACAGCGATGCCCGACCCATTTGACATGACGGTCAGCGGCTTCTTGCTGCGGCTGTCATCCCGCCACCACCGGCCGTCCCATCGCCCGGGCCAGCGCATCCAGCACCTGTGCCGGGGAGGCCGGCTTGCGCAGCACCGGGAAGGACGATTCCGCCGTCAGCGCCGTGCTGTAGCCGCTGATCAGCACGATCGGCAATCCCGGTCGGCGGCGACGCAGCTCCCGCGCCAGCGCCTGGCCGTCCATCGCGCCCGGCATCACCACATCCGACAGCACGACGTCGATCGCCGCACCGCTGCCGTATTGGCGCAGGGCTTCCTCCGCATCGTGCGCCGTGACCACCTGGCAGGAGAAGCTGCGCAGCAGGCTGGCGGTGACGCGGTTCAATTCATCGTTGTCTTCGACCAGCAGCACGCGCACGCCCGAGAGGCTGCCCGGCTCCGCCGTCTTTTCGGGCCGCACCGCCGGCGCGCTGGTGCGAGCCGGCAGCAGCAGGGTGACGGTGGTGCCATGGCCCGGTTGGCTGGCCACCCGCGCGGTGCCTCCGGCCTGCACGCAAAAGCCCATCACCTGGCTCAGCCCCAGCCCGGTGCCCTTGCCGACGGCCTTGGTGGTGAAGAAGGGCTCGAACACCCGTGGTTGGACGTCTTCAGGGATGCCGTCGCCATGGTCGGTGAAGGTGATGACGACATAGTCGCCCGGGGCCAGGTCGTGCTGATCAAAGGACTCCGCATTGCGCGCCTCCAGCACGATCTCGCCCACGCCGTTGGTGGCATCGCGGGCATTGAGCGCGATGTTGATCAGCGCCAGCTCCAGCTCCGACGGATCGACCAGCACGCTCTGCGTGTCCGGCGCGACCGTCATCGCGAACTGCATCCGCTTGCCCAGCACCGTGACCAGCAGCTCACGCATCTCGCTCAGCGTGGAGTTCAAGTCCACCACCTGCGGATGCACCGGCTGTCGACCCGCCACCCGCAGCAGATGCTGCGTCAGCCGGCTGCCGACCTCGACCGACCGCATGATTGCGCCGATCGGCATGGCCAGGGTGTCCGCATGCGGACTGCGTTGCAGCAGGTGTGCGCTGTTGCTGATCACGCCCAGCAGGTTGTTGAAGTCGTGGGCCACGCCGCCAGTGAGGCGCCCCAGCGCCGCCGTGCGTTGCGTGTTCGAACTGCGCTGTTCGGCCTCACGGGTGCGCTCGATCGCTTCATTCACCCGGTGCTGCAGCTCGCTGCGGCCCTGGCGGATCGCCGCGCTCGCATCCTCCAGCGCCAGCGCCACCGCATCGCATTCGGCCACGCCGGTCGGCGGCGCGGTGACGGGCTCGCCCGCGCGCAGCTTGTTCGCGATCTCATTGAGCTCCTGGATCGGCATCGAGATGCGACGGGCAATCCAGCGCGCGGCGATGAAACCGCTCAGCAACAGGATCAGTGCGCCGATCACGATCGGCTGCAGGGCCCGCGCGCGCCCCCCGAGCAAGGTCTGCCGCGGGATCGCGGTGAGGAAGGTCCAGCCCTGCGGCGAGGTGCTGTAGTAGCCGATCACCGGCTGCCCATCGAGGTTGGTCGACTCGAACACCGATTCGCTGCGGGAGGCCAGCATCCGACGGATGTCGTCGGTGGCGCCTCGGCCCGCATAACTCACCCCGCCCGGATGGCGTGCCACCACGGTGCCGCTGGCGTCCATGATGGTGGCCGTCCATTCCGGCG
The Roseateles amylovorans genome window above contains:
- a CDS encoding response regulator codes for the protein MNDGLTSVLYVEDSPLNVIVMEAMFEQRRDLRLHVAEAGMPAWRLSARLQPQLLLVDLNLPDCHGAELLKLLRMRRGWAQVPAIAVTADSDFDALGAGFQELWAKPLDVRRTLARLAELLPPPRGIHGSVGGLEGGTAGDPTLGNGPQQGRPGEPTFPPPGRLASARALRPACEPISPWMEAR
- a CDS encoding DUF883 family protein, translating into MSTTPSNEKTDKTVPFTTSEDAAKASVAQAASSASAAVKNGATPSSTTGVDLVNRVAQTAHATIDKLANQATPAVQHLQKSLEDTGDLLHQRADQARNVGNEWCESLRGSVRQHPLAAVGTALAVGLLIARLTR
- a CDS encoding ferritin-like domain-containing protein produces the protein MDNKDINDELNTLIETCKDGEYGFLSCAEHVRSTSLREVFAQRAAECRQASSELQQLVRQHGGKPEEDGSTSGAMHRGWVAVKGTLTGYSDVAMLEECERGEDVAVARYRKAAQKDLPAGVMDVVQRQMAGVLRNHDQIRLLRDQARQAA
- a CDS encoding ATP-binding protein produces the protein MNSTAHPLPRRRGARALPLWRARTALSAQPMPLSIRTRLLLLVVSVMLPGVLAALWVSWQTWNDERDALVRRMRDNTRALSMVVDRELTQRAGIARVLSLSQMLDNAPQLSPEELATLELQSRRAMQGLGGWVELTAGDRTLFTTRVPAGGSRGLGPAEGAPGQSLSPNLATNSNEAALSSPPSTLSAAATSPAASPANHAASAMGRGTPAPLVDRPVFGALQPDPTTGELRAAIVQPVERNGRVLLNLAVTLMPQELQQVIDKQQLPPEWTATIMDASGTVVARHPGGVSYAGRGATDDIRRMLASRSESVFESTNLDGQPVIGYYSTSPQGWTFLTAIPRQTLLGGRARALQPIVIGALILLLSGFIAARWIARRISMPIQELNEIANKLRAGEPVTAPPTGVAECDAVALALEDASAAIRQGRSELQHRVNEAIERTREAEQRSSNTQRTAALGRLTGGVAHDFNNLLGVISNSAHLLQRSPHADTLAMPIGAIMRSVEVGSRLTQHLLRVAGRQPVHPQVVDLNSTLSEMRELLVTVLGKRMQFAMTVAPDTQSVLVDPSELELALINIALNARDATNGVGEIVLEARNAESFDQHDLAPGDYVVITFTDHGDGIPEDVQPRVFEPFFTTKAVGKGTGLGLSQVMGFCVQAGGTARVASQPGHGTTVTLLLPARTSAPAVRPEKTAEPGSLSGVRVLLVEDNDELNRVTASLLRSFSCQVVTAHDAEEALRQYGSGAAIDVVLSDVVMPGAMDGQALARELRRRRPGLPIVLISGYSTALTAESSFPVLRKPASPAQVLDALARAMGRPVVAG